One genomic window of Salvia miltiorrhiza cultivar Shanhuang (shh) chromosome 4, IMPLAD_Smil_shh, whole genome shotgun sequence includes the following:
- the LOC131020356 gene encoding putative pentatricopeptide repeat-containing protein At5g52630, translating into MVLQPSYISYSKFLPLLRQTKSVNEGLQTHAQLTKLGLSQDPKLRNHLINFYSKSGVFSHARKLLEESPEPDLVSWSSLISGYAQNGLGEKALLAFHEMQALGVKGNEFTFPSVLKACANTTNFVLGKQVHGIVVVAGFESDVFVANTLVLMYAKCGSILDSRRLFGDIPERNVVSWNALLTCYTQSDLFGKAMGLFQEMIVGGIRPDEYSLSTVLNAATGLGDIGQGKKIHGHLIKLGYEGDPFSLNALVDMYAKGGDLGGAINVFINVPEPDIVSWNTLIAGCVSRERHVWALELLDRMKSSRVNPNLFTMSSALKACAALGVKELGKQLHAKLIKLETMKDPFVNAGLIDMYCKCRLMKSAVTVYHLMPEKELVATNALMSGLSQNGEIREALTLFLEMHKQCMEFNQATFLAVLNTIADSEATSICKQVHTLIMKSGYQADTFIKNSLIDSYGKCSQVHDAARVFEECPNVDLPSYTSLMTTYAQRGQGEEALKLYLKLLEMDTKPDSFVCSSLLNACANLSAYEQGKQIHVHVLKMGFMSDVFAGNSLVNMYAKCGSIEDAGHAFSEVPERSVVSWSAMIGGLAQHGRGEEALNLFNDMLKDGVAPNHITLVSVLSACNHAGLVDEAQWYFETMNERFGIERTQEHYACMIDVLGRAGKLDKAKGLVNSMPFETNGAIWGALLGAARIHKDVELGRHAAEMLYTLEPEKSGTHILLANIYASAGLWKDVRKVRRLMKDRKVKKEPGMSWMEVKDKIHTFIVGDRSHPRSEEIYLKLAELGHLMAKAGYVPLLDTDLHHVQSKEKEILLSYHSEKLAVAFGLIATPCGAPIRVKKNLRICLDCHTSFKYISKIVSRVIIVRDINRFHHFRDGSCSCGDYW; encoded by the coding sequence ATGGTTCTTCAACCATCTTACATTTCTTACTCAAAGTTCTTACCATTGCTGAGGCAAACTAAGTCTGTAAACGAAGGCCTCCAAACCCATGCCCAGCTAACTAAACTTGGATTATCCCAGGATCCCAAACTCCGTAACCATTTGATAAATTTCTATTCTAAGTCTGGAGTTTTTTCTCATGCCCGCAAGCTGCTTGAAGAAAGTCCTGAACCAGATTTGGTTTCTTGGTCCTCGTTGATATCCGGGTATGCTCAGAATGGCCTTGGGGAAAAGGCCCTTTTGGCCTTTCACGAGATGCAGGCCTTGGGCGTTAAGGGGAATGAGTTCACCTTCCCCAGCGTGCTCAAGGCATGTGCAAACACCACCAATTTTGTGCTCGGGAAGCAAGTCCATGGAATTGTAGTGGTAGCTGGGTTTGAATCGGATGTTTTTGTTGCAAATACTCTAGTGCTTATGTATGCAAAATGTGGTAGCATTTTAGACTCCAGGAGGTTGTTTGGGGACATCCCTGAGCGAAACGTGGTTTCTTGGAATGCTTTGTTGACATGTTATACTCAAAGCGATCTTTTTGGGAAAGCGATGGGATTGTTTCAGGAAATGATTGTAGGTGGAATTAGGCCGGATGAGTATAGTTTGTCAACTGTATTGAATGCTGCCACAGGTCTAGGAGATATTGGTCAAGGCAAGAAGATTCATGGCCATTTGATAAAGCTTGGGTATGAGGGTGATCCATTCTCATTGAATGCACTAGTAGACATGTATGCAAAAGGAGGAGATCTTGGAGGTGCAATAAATGTTTTCATTAATGTGCCGGAACCTGATATTGTTTCTTGGAATACTCTTATTGCTGGTTGTGTATCTCGTGAACGTCACGTTTGGGCCTTGGAACTGTTAGATCGGATGAAAAGTTCCAGGGTGAACCCTAATTTGTTCACCATGTCTAGTGCTCTTAAAGCTTGTGCAGCATTAGGTGTCAAGGAATTAGGAAAACAGCTTCATGCCAAATTGATAAAGCTGGAGACTATGAAAGATCCCTTTGTGAATGCTGGCCTCATTGACATGTACTGCAAGTGTCGTTTGATGAAGAGTGCTGTAACTGTTTATCATTTGATGCCAGAAAAGGAATTGGTCGCAACAAATGCATTGATGTCGGGACTCTCACAGAATGGGGAGATAAGGGAAGCTCTCACCCTGTTTCTGGAGATGCATAAGCAATGTATGGAATTTAACCAGGCTACTTTTCTAGCAGTGCTTAACACTATTGCTGACTCGGAGGCTACTAGCATCTGCAAGCAAGTTCACACGCTTATTATGAAGTCTGGTTACCAAGCTGATACTTTCATTAAAAACAGCCTTATTGACTCGTATGGAAAGTGTAGCCAGGTTCACGATGCTGCTAGAGTTTTTGAAGAATGCCCAAATGTGGATCTACCATCTTATACATCATTAATGACGACATATGCTCAACGCGGACAAGGTGAAGAAGCTTTGAAGCTCTACTTGAAGCTactagaaatggatactaagcCGGATTCGTTTGTTTGCAGTTCTCTTCTCAATGCTTGTGCGAATTTGTCAGCGTATGAGCAGGGGAAGCAAATTCATGTTCATGTCTTGAAAATGGGGTTCATGTCAGATGTCTTTGCTGGGAATTCACTTGTCAACATGTACGCCAAATGTGGAAGTATCGAGGATGCTGGTCATGCTTTCTCTGAGGTTCCAGAGAGAAGTGTGGTCTCCTGGTCTGCGATGATTGGTGGGCTAGCACAGCACGGCCGGGGTGAAGAGGCCCTCAATTTGTTCAACGACATGTTGAAAGACGGTGTAGCTCCCAATCATATAACATTAGTCAGTGTCCTCTCTGCGTGTAATCATGCCGGTCTAGTTGATGAAGCTCAATGGTATTTTGAGACTATGAATGAGCGATTTGGCATAGAACGAACGCAGGAGCACTATGCTTGCATGATTGATGTCCTTGGCCGAGCTGGTAAGTTGGACAAAGCAAAGGGCCTCGTCAATAGCATGCCGTTTGAAACTAATGGCGCCATTTGGGGGGCACTTCTTGGAGCCGCCAGAATTCATAAGGACGTAGAGCTAGGAAGACATGCTGCTGAGATGCTCTATACTCTCGAACCAGAAAAGTCGGGTACACATATTCTCCTGGCTAATATTTATGCTTCAGCAGGATTATGGAAAGACGTTCGTAAGGTGCGAAGATTAATGAAAGACCGCAAAGTGAAGAAGGAACCGGGGATGAGCTGGATGGAGGTGAAAGATAAGATTCACACATTCATTGTTGGAGATAGAAGCCATCCTAGAAGTGAAGAGATATATTTGAAACTTGCGGAGCTGGGGCATCTGATGGCCAAAGCCGGTTATGTTCCTTTGTTAGACACGGACCTCCATCACGTTCAAAGTAAAGAAAAGGAAATTCTCCTCTCCTACCACAGTGAAAAGCTTGCTGTGGCTTTTGGACTGATAGCTACCCCATGTGGAGCTCCTATCAGGGTGAAGAAGAACCTTCGAATCTGTTTGGACTGCCATACGTCGTTCAAGTACATCTCTAAGATAGTGTCGAGAGTGATCATCGTTAGAGATATCAACCGTTTCCACCACTTCAGGGACGGGTCTTGTTCCTGTGGGGATTATTGGTAG
- the LOC131023576 gene encoding histone deacetylase 5-like produces the protein MSRSSDDSVSTRNQRVGLIFDERMYKHYAPHEKDHVECPDRIRVIWDLLNSSGLAKRCIILKAKAAEDNHLALVHTKNHITLIKNISSKNTKSKRKRIAEKFDSIYFNEGSTEAACLAAGSVIEAAEKVAKGEIDSAFAIVRPPGHHAEEGEPMGFCLYNNVAIAASYLLNERQELGINKILIVDWDVHHGNGTQKMFYKDPRVLVFSVHRHDFGTFYPTGDDGSYIMTGEGAGAGHNINVPWEHGKCGDADYLAVWDHILIPITKEFEPDMIIISAGFDAAKGDPLGGCCVSPNGYSIMLHKLMKFAGGKIVMSLEGGYNLNSTACSVRACVEVLLHEKSPNVVLAANPFDSTWSVILDVGRVLRPYWACDLLDLDKLWTFMGSSDDQDLIDFNEFSTVLGSEQNLPALAQEKKTTTLEQLGSLMPEPSIAKKTSTLSLAEPSDTEPLCKRLKSKASTTKRVLTYSPEISSPFKQISAPHSSDNPLSVVPIQQTLPETVVHVEEDDEA, from the exons atgagCAGAAGTAGCGACGACAGTGTTAGCACTAGAAACCAGCGGGTGGGTTTGATATTTGACGAGCGGATGTATAAACACTACGCTCCTCATGAAAAGGATCATGTTGAATGCCCTGATCGAATTCGGGTCATCTGGGACCTCCTCAATTCTTCTGGCCTCGCCAAAAG GTGTATTATTTTGAAGGCCAAGGCCGCAGAAGATAATCATTTAGCCTTGGTTCACACCAAAAACCATATCACTTTGATTAAGAATATTAGTTCCAAAAACACTAAGTCAAAGAGAAAAAGAATTGCTGAAAAATTTGACTCTATATATTTCAATGAGGGTTCAACTGAAGCTGCTTGTCTTGCTGCTGGCTCTGTCATAGAG GCTGCAGAAAAAGTTGCCAAAGGGGAAATTGATTCAGCCTTCGCTATTGTGAGGCCTCCTGGTCATCATGCTGAGGAAGGTGAACCAATGGGTTTTTGCCTTTATAACAATGTTGCTATTGCCGCAAGTTATCTTCTGAACGAAAGA CAAGAATTGGGGATCAACAAAATCCTTATAGTTGACTGGGATGTACACCATGGAAATGGTACTCAAAAAATGTTCTACAAAGATCCTCGAGTACTTGTCTTCTCGGTGCATAG ACATGACTTTGGCACATTCTATCCAACTGGTGATGATGGCTCATATATCATGACCGGGGAAGGGGCAGGTGCTGGTCACAACATTAATGTCCCTTGGGAGCACGGCAAGTGTGGAGATGCTGACTACCTCGCTGTTTGGGACCACATATTGATCCCCATTACTAAGGAATTCGAACCCGACATGATAATCATCTCTGCCGGATTTGATGCAG CGAAAGGGGATCCTTTGGGGGGATGTTGTGTTAGTCCAAATGGGTACTCAATTATGCTCCACAAG TTGATGAAGTTTGCTGGGGGAAAAATTGTCATGTCACTCGAAGGAGGATACAATCTGAACTCAACAGCATGTTCTGTGCGGGCATGCGTTGAAGTATTGCTACACGAAAAGTCTCCTAATGTGGTGTTGGCGGCTAACCCTTTTGATTCTACGTGGAGCGTGATACTAGAT GTAGGGCGAGTGTTAAGGCCGTATTGGGCATGTGACCTTTTAGACTTGGATAAGCTCTGGACCTTTATGGGATCATCAGATGACCAAGACTTAATAGACTTCAATGAGTTCTCGACCGTTTTAGGGTCTGAGCAGAACCTCCCAGCCCTAGCTCAGGAAAAGAAAACGACCACGTTGGAGCAGTTGGGCAGTCTTATGCCTGAACCCTCCATTGCTAAGAAGACATCCACCTTATCCCTTGCTGAGCCATCTGACACGGAGCCCCTCTGCAAACGTCTCAAGTCAAAGGCGTCTACAACTAAGAGAGTTCTGACTTACTCTCCCGAGATCTCCTCACCCTTCAAACAGATTTCAGCCCCCCACTCTTCTGATAATCCTCTATCAGTTGTCCCCATCCAACAGACTCTCCCAGAAACTGTTGTTCAtgttgaagaagatgatgaagcATAA
- the LOC131020362 gene encoding uncharacterized protein LOC131020362 has translation MPTLSPRQPSPPQQTPAHISALISPEPPTSQEKQSDNIEQPVLHSDQATSPHVSKKSSGKKKCREAQGPSSEPRAKKSWPSVSPVPQKGSQTKIQLPGSLLKLNPAGSWAFVRSLTSSHDLAKLTSAECWAVLDALTSSKDVAMLRELSTEQLVDMICFNLVEQIILVSEVGSRLESCEEKDAALKELKSEVKEKDVKLVKTRNLNAKLEAKNRELQQRLANAEKENEALTMKARAEGKEDGIKLCRERILMALDRPF, from the exons ATGCCAACCTTGTCTCCCAGACAACCCTCTCCTCCACAACAGACTCCAGCCCATATCTCTGCTCTAATCTCTCCAGAACCGCCAACTTCTCAAGAAAAACAATCTGATAATATCGAACAACCTGTTCTTCATTCTGATCAAGCGACCTCCCCCCATGTTTCAAAGAAAAGTTCCGGAAAGAAAAAGTGTCGTGAAGCTCAAGGTCCTTCTTCTGAGCCGCGCGCCAAAAAATCTTGGCCTTCCGTTTCTCCTGTCCCTCAGAAGGGATCCCAAACAAAGATTCAGCTGCCAGGGTCTCTCCTTAAACTGAATCCAGCTGGGTCTTGGGCCTTTGTACGCTCTCTCACCAGCTCACATGACCTCGCTAAACTGACTTCAGCTGAGTGTTGGGCCGTTTTGGATGCTCTCACCAGCTCAAAAGACGTTGCAATGCTACGGGAACTAAGCACTGAGCAGTTGGTGGATATGATATGTTTCAACCTCGTCGAG CAAATAATTCTTGTTTCAGAGGTGGGGAGCAGGCTTGAGAGCTGTGAGGAAAAAGATGCCGCTCTCAAAGAGCTGAAGTCAGAGGTGAAAGAAAAGGACGTGAAACTGGTGAAAACCAGAAACCTGAATGCCAAGTTGGAGGCTAAAAACCGGGAGCTGCAGCAGCGTTTGGCCAACGCGGAGAAGGAAAATGAGGCATTGACGATGAAGGCCCGAGCTGAGGGCAAAGAAGATGGGATTAAGT